The uncultured Hyphomonas sp. genome includes a window with the following:
- a CDS encoding NepR family anti-sigma factor, giving the protein MDEKRTDGRKEADTERKRRGDRLGEQLRRLYDDVTHESVPDDFMRLLEEADRNRSPDTSSKPS; this is encoded by the coding sequence ATGGACGAAAAGAGAACCGACGGCCGGAAGGAGGCTGATACGGAACGAAAGCGTCGCGGTGACCGCCTGGGAGAACAGCTCCGCCGTCTTTATGACGACGTCACTCATGAGAGCGTACCCGACGACTTCATGCGCCTGCTGGAAGAAGCAGACCGCAACCGTTCCCCCGACACTTCGTCGAAACCCTCGTAG
- a CDS encoding response regulator codes for MSLVKKLAPHLPYLRRYARALTGKQESGDAYIRASLEALVASPDKMDAEGDPRVELYRFFHVVWGSTGAQLEAEQEDGDAATARLRKLAPIQRQAFLLTSLEGFSRPEASYILGVTEGEQAELERAAIAEIEAELSTKVLVIEDEPIIAADLESLVEELGHEVTGNATTYTEAMAMVKSNPPGLILCDIQLADGSSGIDAANDILKEMDVPIIFITAFPERLLTGDRPEPTFLIPKPFQENTVKAAIGQALFFHPARETA; via the coding sequence ATGAGTCTTGTTAAGAAACTGGCGCCGCACCTGCCTTATCTGCGACGCTATGCCCGCGCACTTACGGGCAAGCAGGAGAGCGGCGATGCCTATATCCGCGCTTCCCTTGAGGCTCTCGTAGCCTCCCCCGACAAAATGGACGCCGAGGGTGATCCACGGGTGGAATTATACCGTTTTTTCCATGTTGTGTGGGGGTCTACCGGCGCCCAGCTTGAGGCTGAGCAGGAGGACGGGGATGCCGCCACGGCGCGCTTGCGGAAGCTGGCCCCGATCCAGCGTCAGGCCTTTCTGCTGACGTCGCTCGAGGGATTTTCCCGGCCTGAAGCCTCCTACATCCTGGGCGTCACCGAGGGCGAGCAGGCAGAGCTTGAGCGCGCGGCGATTGCTGAGATCGAGGCGGAACTGTCCACCAAAGTGCTGGTGATCGAAGATGAACCGATCATCGCGGCAGACCTGGAAAGTCTGGTTGAGGAGCTTGGCCACGAGGTGACCGGCAACGCAACGACCTACACGGAAGCCATGGCGATGGTGAAATCCAATCCGCCCGGGCTGATCCTGTGTGACATCCAGCTGGCGGATGGGTCGTCCGGTATCGACGCCGCGAACGACATCCTGAAGGAAATGGATGTCCCGATCATTTTCATTACGGCTTTCCCGGAACGGCTGCTGACAGGAGACCGTCCGGAACCGACCTTCCTGATCCCGAAACCCTTCCAGGAAAATACGGTGAAAGCGGCGATCGGCCAGGCCTTGTTCTTCCATCCGGCCCGCGAAACAGCCTGA
- a CDS encoding phytase, translated as MKSTYLIAALLPIAACATTPPPYSGEIATVVPMNETAPMNGEGDLADDPAIWVNTADPASSLILGTNKDEGVYVYALDGGELQELPVGQVNNVDLRGNTAIASNDSHNVISWFDINPQTLTVSHIGDSPTGKDEPYGICAGLTGETYRAAVTYKDGTVQLWSATWETVNKLTPSLDRVVKLPSKLEGCVFDDANERLFVGEEAFGVWAVDLKDETADPLVVDTIAAANGLVEDVEGMSLWLGDDAQSGYLVVSAQEADRYVVYDRAPPFAPRGVFSIVDNEVTGIGGVTHTDGLDITSAPLPGLPGGLLVVQDDANPVSELNQNFKMVDWTAISEALDLD; from the coding sequence ATGAAATCCACCTACTTGATCGCCGCGTTGCTGCCGATTGCAGCCTGCGCCACGACCCCGCCGCCTTATTCCGGTGAGATCGCCACTGTCGTCCCCATGAACGAAACCGCGCCGATGAACGGTGAAGGCGACCTCGCAGATGATCCGGCTATCTGGGTCAACACGGCCGATCCGGCCAGCTCGCTGATCCTCGGCACCAACAAGGATGAAGGCGTTTATGTCTACGCCCTCGACGGCGGCGAACTCCAGGAACTGCCCGTCGGCCAGGTCAACAATGTCGACCTGCGGGGCAATACCGCCATCGCCTCCAACGACTCGCACAATGTGATCTCCTGGTTCGATATCAATCCGCAAACCCTGACAGTGTCCCACATCGGCGACTCCCCGACCGGCAAGGACGAGCCCTATGGCATCTGTGCTGGCCTGACCGGCGAGACCTATCGCGCCGCGGTGACCTACAAGGACGGCACAGTCCAGCTCTGGTCGGCCACCTGGGAGACGGTGAACAAGCTCACGCCATCACTGGACCGTGTAGTGAAACTGCCGTCAAAGCTGGAAGGCTGCGTGTTCGATGACGCCAATGAACGCCTGTTCGTCGGCGAAGAAGCGTTCGGCGTGTGGGCCGTGGACCTGAAGGACGAGACGGCTGACCCGCTCGTTGTGGACACGATTGCCGCGGCCAATGGACTGGTCGAGGATGTCGAAGGCATGAGCCTGTGGCTCGGTGACGATGCCCAGTCGGGCTACCTGGTGGTCTCGGCACAGGAGGCTGACCGCTATGTCGTTTACGACCGCGCTCCGCCCTTTGCCCCGCGCGGCGTATTCTCCATTGTCGACAATGAGGTCACCGGCATCGGCGGTGTGACCCACACGGACGGTCTCGACATTACCTCCGCGCCACTACCGGGCCTTCCCGGCGGACTATTGGTTGTGCAGGATGATGCCAACCCGGTCTCCGAGCTCAATCAGAACTTCAAGATGGTCGACTGGACCGCGATTTCCGAAGCGCTCGATCTCGACTGA
- a CDS encoding TonB-dependent receptor — translation MPKSYRSLLALGVASAGLIQVASADIITGQVTDASGEAPLQGAIVTIEELGRTAASDRYGDYRFTNIPAGDYTLSVSYIGADKVTSDVSLSGSATVNFTVGSDTRYMDNVLVVGSTAAQAGAINQQRASNAIISVIDSDGLGNFPDTTVADSLSRVPGLSIENDQGEGRYVSIRGLNTDLIASSINGVRTPSPEDRRGVLLDGVPSDLLDGIEVQKSLTPDVDADTLGGIINMKTISAFDRDGQFVRAKLEGAYNEITEEVSPKATLTYSNTFGDRLGVAVSANYQDRRIQAHNNETGGWGFNKDVDAIVPDDDYEMRWYDLTRERIGLVANIDFKASENTELYLRTLYNQYTDDEVRNKWEFRSLDEEDPTVTDNGFAFDYAEADAEARKREEVRTIQTYALGGNTFKGPWQFDYEVSYAYAEEDDSNNHDVTFRSDDLEGDGILQFDLSDPKKPRLSGPGFDFLLDPSSYEMDAFEREYTTNEDTEWSGKLDISRDSVIGDIPVTWKGGVKLRDREKVRDQNLDVYEIDDVLMTDYIRPNAAISGWRMNNPMFNWPDAGLTYGLRSVVTADDLNEDDTNVETIAGDYTIDEQILALYGMGTFEIDNVTVVAGLRFEGTSVDSTGYIFAEEDDPNNVLTRNYSDDYQNILPSVNLKYALSDNLFARAAYYGAVVRPAFGDMAPIALFNDDRDELEMGNPNLKPYEADNYDLSIEYYPTKLAVLSAGVFYKSIDNAIFPATYEIDQLPGEVDLSFLPASYVANLEEVSTYINVDQSYVRGVEFNYVQGLGFINESLDGFLLSGNLTLVESQARIPNEEDPRGTREVPLLKQNDVVWNVALAYDKGPWDLRVSANYRGDYLDELFGENIDRYTDGHLSVEASAKYELNDHVQVYVEGKNLTDEPEYYYHGSERRLSQYDEFGWTSVFGVRLTY, via the coding sequence ATGCCAAAATCTTATCGTTCACTACTCGCGCTCGGGGTTGCCTCCGCCGGGCTTATCCAGGTGGCTTCCGCCGACATCATCACCGGTCAGGTGACTGACGCCTCCGGCGAAGCGCCGCTGCAGGGCGCCATCGTCACCATTGAAGAACTCGGCCGCACCGCCGCTTCCGACCGCTATGGCGACTACCGCTTCACCAACATCCCGGCCGGCGACTACACGCTGTCGGTATCCTATATCGGCGCAGACAAGGTCACCTCCGACGTCTCGCTCTCCGGCTCGGCCACTGTGAACTTCACCGTCGGCAGCGACACGCGCTATATGGACAACGTCCTCGTGGTCGGCTCCACCGCCGCCCAGGCTGGCGCCATCAACCAGCAGCGCGCCTCGAATGCGATCATCTCCGTGATCGACTCCGACGGCCTCGGCAACTTCCCTGACACAACGGTCGCCGACTCGCTCTCCCGCGTGCCGGGCCTTTCCATCGAGAACGACCAGGGCGAAGGCCGCTACGTCTCCATCCGCGGTCTCAACACCGACCTGATCGCCTCCTCGATCAACGGTGTGCGCACCCCGTCCCCGGAAGACCGCCGCGGCGTGCTTCTGGATGGCGTGCCATCCGACCTGCTGGACGGGATTGAAGTTCAGAAATCGCTGACGCCGGATGTCGACGCCGACACGCTCGGCGGCATCATCAACATGAAAACGATCTCTGCCTTCGACCGCGACGGCCAGTTCGTCCGCGCCAAGCTGGAAGGCGCCTATAACGAGATCACGGAAGAAGTCTCGCCGAAGGCGACGCTCACCTATTCCAACACGTTCGGCGACCGTCTCGGCGTCGCTGTGTCCGCCAACTATCAGGACCGCCGTATCCAGGCACATAACAACGAGACCGGCGGCTGGGGCTTTAACAAGGACGTCGACGCAATCGTCCCGGACGATGATTACGAAATGCGCTGGTACGACCTGACCCGTGAGCGTATCGGCCTGGTCGCAAACATCGACTTCAAAGCCTCTGAAAACACCGAGCTTTACCTGCGGACGCTCTATAACCAGTACACCGACGACGAAGTCCGCAACAAATGGGAATTCCGCAGCCTCGACGAGGAAGATCCGACCGTTACCGATAACGGCTTCGCGTTCGACTATGCCGAAGCCGATGCGGAAGCCCGGAAACGTGAAGAGGTCCGGACGATCCAGACCTACGCACTCGGCGGCAACACGTTCAAAGGCCCGTGGCAATTCGACTACGAAGTCTCCTACGCCTATGCGGAAGAAGACGATTCCAACAATCACGACGTCACGTTCCGCTCCGACGATCTGGAGGGCGACGGCATCCTGCAGTTCGATCTGTCCGACCCGAAAAAGCCGCGCCTGTCGGGTCCTGGCTTCGATTTCCTGCTCGACCCGTCCTCCTATGAAATGGACGCCTTCGAGCGCGAATACACCACGAACGAAGACACCGAATGGTCCGGCAAGCTGGACATCTCCCGCGACAGTGTGATCGGCGACATTCCGGTCACCTGGAAAGGCGGCGTCAAGCTTCGCGACCGTGAAAAAGTCCGGGACCAGAACCTCGACGTGTATGAAATCGACGATGTTCTGATGACCGACTATATCCGCCCGAATGCCGCAATTTCCGGCTGGCGGATGAACAATCCGATGTTCAATTGGCCGGATGCCGGGCTGACCTATGGCCTGCGCTCGGTCGTCACGGCCGACGATCTGAACGAAGACGACACCAATGTCGAAACCATCGCCGGCGACTACACAATCGACGAACAGATCCTGGCGCTTTACGGCATGGGGACGTTCGAGATCGACAATGTCACGGTTGTGGCCGGTCTGCGTTTCGAAGGCACCAGCGTCGACTCCACCGGCTATATCTTCGCGGAAGAAGATGACCCGAACAATGTGCTGACGCGCAACTATTCGGACGACTACCAGAACATCCTGCCGAGCGTGAACCTGAAGTATGCGCTTTCGGACAATCTGTTTGCCCGCGCCGCTTATTATGGCGCTGTGGTGCGCCCTGCCTTCGGCGACATGGCACCGATCGCCCTGTTCAACGATGACCGCGATGAGTTGGAGATGGGCAACCCGAACCTGAAGCCCTACGAAGCCGACAACTACGACCTGTCGATTGAATACTATCCGACGAAGCTGGCTGTTCTGTCGGCGGGTGTCTTCTACAAATCGATCGACAATGCGATCTTCCCGGCAACCTATGAGATCGACCAGCTTCCGGGCGAGGTCGACCTTTCCTTCCTGCCTGCGTCCTACGTGGCGAACCTCGAAGAAGTCTCGACCTACATCAACGTTGACCAGTCCTATGTTCGCGGCGTGGAATTCAACTATGTTCAGGGCCTTGGCTTCATCAATGAAAGCCTCGACGGCTTCCTCCTCTCCGGCAACCTGACCCTGGTCGAATCCCAGGCACGGATCCCGAATGAGGAAGACCCGCGCGGCACTCGTGAAGTTCCACTTCTGAAGCAGAATGATGTGGTGTGGAACGTGGCCCTCGCCTACGACAAGGGCCCATGGGACCTGCGCGTGTCGGCGAACTATCGCGGCGACTATCTGGACGAACTGTTCGGCGAGAACATCGACCGCTACACGGACGGCCACCTGTCGGTTGAAGCTTCTGCCAAGTATGAGCTGAACGACCATGTTCAGGTCTATGTCGAAGGCAAGAACCTCACCGACGAACCGGAATACTACTACCATGGCAGCGAGCGCCGCCTGTCGCAGTATGACGAGTTCGGCTGGACCAGCGTGTTCGGCGTGCGGCTGACATACTGA
- a CDS encoding metalloregulator ArsR/SmtB family transcription factor: protein MIRDSENMEPLVTEATGLLKSLSHPDRLMICCQLRGGEMAVSELEADLGIPQPRLSRELAKLREEGVLTARRDARQVFYTLSDTRAHAMVDAICSVMLGRQADPDVRMTQTAKARH from the coding sequence ATGATCAGGGACAGTGAGAATATGGAGCCGCTGGTGACCGAAGCCACAGGCCTGCTCAAATCCCTCAGCCACCCGGACCGGCTGATGATCTGCTGCCAGTTGCGCGGCGGGGAAATGGCGGTTTCGGAGCTGGAGGCTGACCTCGGCATCCCGCAACCGCGCCTGTCGCGGGAACTCGCCAAGCTGCGTGAGGAGGGCGTCCTGACCGCCCGCCGGGATGCGCGGCAGGTTTTCTACACACTTTCAGACACGCGCGCGCATGCGATGGTGGATGCCATTTGCTCAGTCATGCTGGGCAGGCAGGCCGATCCGGATGTGCGCATGACCCAGACAGCCAAAGCCAGACATTAA
- a CDS encoding MBL fold metallo-hydrolase, which yields MTHPVVTAFFDEPTFTVSYVVADPETKACAVVDSVLDFDPASGRTNTESADEIIEFIQKNDLKVAWILETHVHADHLSAAPYIQEKLGGKIAIGAEIRTVQDTFGKIFNEGTRFQRDGSQFDKLMVDGDTFRIGNIEAHALHTPGHTPACMTYVAGDAAFVGDTMFMPDYGTARADFPGGDARTLFRSIKKVLSLPPETRLFMCHDYKAPGRDEYKWETTVAEERANNVHVHDGVTEDEFVAMREARDATLDMPRLILPSIQINMRAGQMPEPDDNGTSYLRIPLNAL from the coding sequence ATGACACATCCCGTTGTGACCGCTTTCTTCGACGAACCCACTTTCACGGTGAGCTATGTCGTTGCCGACCCGGAGACCAAGGCCTGCGCCGTGGTCGATTCGGTGCTGGATTTCGATCCGGCGTCCGGCCGCACGAATACCGAGTCCGCCGATGAGATCATTGAGTTCATTCAGAAAAATGACCTCAAGGTGGCGTGGATCCTGGAGACCCACGTCCATGCCGACCATTTGTCGGCCGCGCCATATATCCAGGAAAAGCTGGGTGGCAAGATCGCCATCGGCGCCGAGATCCGCACCGTGCAGGACACGTTCGGCAAGATCTTCAATGAAGGCACCCGCTTCCAGCGCGACGGCAGCCAGTTCGACAAGCTGATGGTGGACGGCGACACATTCCGCATCGGGAACATCGAAGCCCATGCCCTGCACACGCCCGGCCACACGCCAGCCTGCATGACCTATGTCGCCGGCGACGCGGCATTTGTGGGCGATACCATGTTCATGCCGGACTATGGCACCGCCCGGGCAGACTTTCCCGGCGGAGACGCCCGGACGCTGTTCCGTTCGATCAAGAAAGTCCTCAGCCTGCCGCCCGAAACCCGCCTGTTCATGTGCCATGACTACAAGGCGCCGGGCCGGGACGAGTACAAGTGGGAAACCACGGTCGCCGAGGAGCGGGCGAACAATGTTCACGTCCATGACGGAGTGACCGAGGACGAGTTCGTCGCCATGCGCGAGGCGCGGGACGCGACGCTGGACATGCCGCGGCTGATTCTGCCTTCGATCCAGATCAATATGCGCGCCGGCCAGATGCCGGAGCCGGACGATAATGGCACCAGCTATCTGAGAATTCCGCTGAACGCTCTATAG
- the sulP gene encoding sulfate permease, whose protein sequence is MRLSEHLPILEWGRTYNGGTFANDMVAAVIVTVMLIPQSLAYAMLAGLPPQVGLYASILPLVVYAIFGTSRTMAVGPVAILSLMTAVAAGKVAEQGTPEYLTAAIILAILSGLILVVMGIFRLGFLANFLSHPVVSGFVTATGILIAVSQLKYLLGVQASGHNIIETLASIISHLGDVNWYTVAIGAPAVAFLFWARKGLKPLLLALGLKEHIAGTLARSGPVLAVVVGGLAVVAFGLETKGVSIVGDIPKGLPGLTVPEFDPGLWQSLLGSSALIAMISFIESVSMAQTLAARRRQRIDPDQELVALGASSLAAGFSGGYPVTGGFARSAVNFDAGAETPAAGAFTAIGIALAALFLTPLLYNLPQAVLAATVIVAVLGLVDLKKLAHTLSYSKRDFAAMLGTILVTLLAGVELGVTTGIIVSIGLHLYVTSKPHFAIVGQVPGTHHFRNVNRHAVVTPEHIVTIRIDESLYFANARFLEDTVYCVLGNRPDVQHIVLMCPAVNHIDVSGLESLEAINRRLKDAGVTLHLSEVKGPVMDRLERTHFLDELTGNVYLNQFDAIVDLDYDCAKSAIEKTGKVTDPASDPCPSQCIAGVREMG, encoded by the coding sequence GTGAGACTGTCCGAACACCTGCCCATTCTTGAATGGGGCCGCACTTATAATGGCGGCACGTTCGCCAATGACATGGTGGCGGCGGTGATCGTGACGGTCATGCTGATCCCGCAATCGCTGGCCTATGCGATGCTGGCCGGCCTGCCGCCGCAGGTGGGGCTCTACGCCTCCATCCTGCCGCTGGTGGTCTACGCCATTTTCGGCACCAGCCGGACAATGGCCGTGGGGCCGGTGGCGATCCTGTCGCTGATGACGGCCGTCGCTGCCGGCAAGGTGGCGGAGCAGGGCACGCCGGAATACCTGACTGCCGCGATCATCCTGGCCATCCTGTCCGGCCTGATCCTGGTGGTGATGGGCATTTTCCGGCTGGGCTTCCTCGCCAATTTCCTGAGCCACCCGGTCGTCTCCGGCTTTGTCACCGCGACGGGTATCCTGATCGCGGTCAGCCAGCTGAAATACCTGCTGGGCGTACAGGCGAGCGGGCACAACATCATTGAGACGCTGGCCAGCATCATCAGCCATCTGGGTGATGTGAACTGGTATACCGTCGCCATCGGCGCCCCGGCGGTGGCCTTCCTGTTCTGGGCGCGCAAAGGCCTGAAGCCGTTGCTGCTGGCGCTGGGCCTGAAGGAACATATCGCGGGCACACTGGCCCGCTCCGGGCCGGTTCTGGCCGTGGTGGTGGGCGGCCTGGCCGTCGTCGCCTTCGGGCTGGAAACCAAAGGCGTAAGCATTGTCGGCGACATTCCGAAAGGCCTGCCGGGCCTGACGGTGCCGGAGTTCGACCCCGGCCTGTGGCAATCGCTGCTCGGCTCTTCTGCGCTGATCGCGATGATCAGCTTCATTGAATCGGTTTCCATGGCACAGACGCTGGCCGCCCGGCGCCGCCAGCGGATCGACCCGGACCAGGAGCTGGTCGCCCTCGGCGCCTCCAGCCTCGCGGCGGGCTTTTCCGGCGGCTATCCTGTGACGGGCGGCTTTGCCCGCTCTGCCGTGAATTTCGATGCGGGCGCAGAAACACCTGCGGCCGGGGCGTTCACCGCCATCGGCATTGCGCTGGCGGCTCTGTTCCTGACGCCGCTGCTCTACAATCTGCCGCAAGCCGTGCTGGCCGCGACGGTGATCGTCGCCGTGCTCGGCCTCGTGGATCTGAAAAAGCTGGCCCATACGCTCAGCTATTCGAAGCGGGATTTCGCCGCCATGCTGGGCACGATCCTCGTGACGCTGCTGGCGGGCGTGGAGCTGGGCGTCACGACCGGCATTATCGTCTCCATCGGGCTGCACCTTTATGTCACCTCCAAGCCGCACTTTGCGATTGTGGGGCAGGTGCCCGGCACCCACCATTTCCGCAATGTGAACCGCCACGCGGTTGTTACACCGGAACATATCGTCACGATACGGATCGATGAGAGCCTCTATTTTGCCAATGCCCGCTTCCTTGAGGATACGGTTTATTGCGTCCTCGGGAACCGGCCGGATGTGCAGCATATCGTGCTGATGTGCCCGGCGGTGAACCATATCGATGTCAGCGGTCTCGAAAGCCTGGAGGCCATCAACCGGCGCCTCAAGGATGCGGGCGTGACCCTGCACCTCAGCGAGGTGAAAGGCCCGGTGATGGACCGGCTGGAACGCACGCATTTCCTGGATGAACTGACGGGCAATGTGTACCTGAACCAGTTCGACGCGATCGTGGACCTCGACTATGACTGCGCAAAATCCGCCATCGAAAAGACAGGCAAGGTGACCGACCCGGCCTCCGACCCGTGCCCCTCACAATGTATCGCGGGCGTGCGGGAGATGGGCTGA